The genomic region CACAAGGTCAAGGCCCATGTGAAGCAGCCAGTGACCTACGCCGATGTCTGGGAGTTCTGGCTCAGCCACCCAGAGGTGGCTCCCGCAGTGGATTTCCTGACCATCCACCTGCTGCCGTACTGGGAGGACGATCCGGCAGGCATCGACGCGGCCATCGATCATGTCGCGCAGATCCGCCAGACCTTCGGCAACCGCTTCGCACCCAAGGACATCCTGATCGGCGAGACCGGTTGGCCAAGCGAAGGTCGCCAACGGGAAACCGCACTGCCGAGCCGGGTCAACGAAGCGCGGTTCATTCGCGGTTTCGTCAACCTGGCCGAACAGAACGGCTGGCACTACAACCTGATCGAAGCCTTCGACCAACCCTGGAAGCGTGGCAGCGAAGGTGCGGTGGGCGGTTACTGGGGCCTGTTCGATGCCGACCGCCAGGACAAGGGCATACTGGCAGGACCTGTCTCCGACCTGCCGCACTGGCCACAATGGCTGGCATTCGGCGCCGTACTCTTTGTCGCCACCCTGTTGATCGGTGGGCGTGTGCGCAGCACCCGCAGTGCCCTGCTGCTACCGCTGCTCGGTGCGCTGGCCGCCTGTTCCATCGGCGCCTGGGGCGAACTGGCACGGGTGACCAGCCGTTCTACCGGCGAATGGCTCTGGGCCGGCCTGCTAGTGGGCCTGAACCTGCTGGTACTGGCCCATGCGGCCTTGACCCTGGGCAATCGCTCGGGCTGGCGCCAGGGCGCCTTCGAATGGTTGGAGCAGCGTTCCGGCTGGCTGCTGGCAGCAACCGGCTTCGCGGGAGCGGTGATGATGCTGGAGCTGGCGCTGGACCCGCGTTATCGCAGCTTCCCGAGTGCAGCACTGCTATTGCCAGCATGGGTATTTCTGCTGCGCCCGGTGCGCGCCCCACGGGGAGAGACCGCTTTGTTGGCCTTCATCATAGGCGCCGGCATCGTGCCGCAATTGTACCGTGAAGGCCTGCAGAACCCGCAGGCCTGGGGCTGGGCGGCGGTCAGCGTGCTGCTGGTCGTGGCGCTGTGGCGCAGCTTGCGTATTCGCCGCTGACTTTCAGGCTCACCACTCACCTGTGGGAGCCCGCTTGCTGGAGATCCGCCGCAAACGGCCATTCAATGAGATTGGCAGTGCCTGATACGCCGCTATCGCCAGCAAGCCGGCTCCCACAAGGTGGACTGCCCCCAAGGGTTGGATTAGTGTCCAACTTCTTGGGGCAGTCCAAGGCCAGTTTTTTGCATCCAACCGCTAGGCCGACCGCACCAGCCGCAAACCGGCGAGCACCACAGCGAACACCGCCAGGCTGGTGTTGTACAACGCCAGCGCCGGAAACCCGATCAGCAGCGCCAGTACCGCCAGCCCCCAACCCAGCCGACGCGGCAGCACGAACGCCAGCACCGCCGCGCCCAGAGCTATCCACCCCAGCACCTCGAAATGAATCAGCCAGCCCAGACTCGAACGCGCCTGGCATTCCCAGCGCAGCGCCTCATCGACACAGATACCGACCCACTGCCCATCCTCCATCAACCCATACCGCACGCCATAACTGGCAGCCAGCCACAGCGGCAGGACGATAAGCAGCAAAATCAGCGGCAAACGACGGGACATGAACGACTCCGATAGGCAAAAACGGCGCCCAGCATAATCGCCAAGGCGCCGCTTGCAAGCTTTAACAAGGGTTAACTGGTCAGCAAACTGCAGCAAAGTGTATCTTCTGTGAGCTATTGTCTGGATGAATGCACAGAGACTGGATTATTTCGTCTGTGGACATGGCACTTCGGCAGCACCCCAGTGGTCATAGCCTGCGACTCCCACTCCGCATTTCCTTCTAAAGGATGTAGTCATGCTCCATTCTCTGCGCCTCGCCACTTTTGTCGGCGGCCTCATTCTGAGTGCATCCGCGCTGGCCGTCGATGTCGACGCCGCCAGTTATGGCTACCCTTTGACCAACCCGTTCGAGGCGACCATCGCCACCACCCCGCCGGACCTGCGCCCGCAACTGCCCGACGACGACGATATCGACCAATCGGACTACAGCCTGCGATTGCGCCCGGAACGCGAGTTCATCCTCCCGGACAATTTCTGGGCCGTGAAGAAACTCACCTACCGCATCGCCCGTCAGGACCACGCCGCACCGCTGATCTTCCTGATCGCCGGCACCGGCGCGCGTTATGACAGCAGCATCAACGAGTACCTGAAAAAGCTCTATTACAAGGCCGGCTATCACGTGGTCCAGTTGTCGTCGCCCACCAGCTTCGACTTCATGAGCGCCGCCTCGCGCTTCGCCACCCCGGGGGTGACCCAGGAAGACGCCGAAGACATGTACCGGGTGATGCAGGCCGTGCGTGCGCAGAACCCGAAACTGCCGGTCACCGACTACTACCTCAGCGGCTACAGCCTGGGAGCGCTGGACGCAGCGTTCGTCAGCAAGCTGGACGAGACCCGGCGCAGCTTCAACTTCAAGAAAGTCCTGCTGCTCAATCCGCCAGTCAACCTCTATACCTCCATCACCAACCTCGACAAGCTGGTGCAGACCGAGGTCAAGGGCATCAACAACAGCACCACTTTCTATGAACTGGTGCTGGCCAAGCTGACCCGCTACTTCCAGCAAAAGGGCTACATCGACCTCAACGACGCCCTGCTCTACGACTTCCAACAGTCCAAGCAGCACCTGACCAACGAGCAGATGGCGATGCTGATCGGCACCTCCTTCCGTTTTTCGGCGGCGGACATTGCCTTTACTTCGGACCTGATCAACCGCCGTGGTCTGATCACACCGCCCAAGTACCCGATCACCGAAGGCACCAGTCTGACGCCGATGCTCAAACGCGCGCTGCAATGCGACTTCGACTGCTACCTGACCGAACAGGTGATCCCGATGTGGCGAGCCCGCACCGACGGCGGCAGCCTGCTGCAACTGATCGACCAGGTCAGTCTCTACGCGCTCAAGGACTACCTGCACGACAGCCCGAAAATTGCCGTGATGCACAACGCCGACGACGTCATCCTCGGCCCTGGCGACCTGGGTTTCCTGCGCAGCACCTTCGGTAATCGCCTGACTGTCTATCCGCACGGTGGCCACTGCGGCAACCTCAATTACCGCGTCAACGCCGACGCCATGCTGGAGTTCTTCCGTGGCTAAACATCTGATGCTGATCGCCGCCCTGCTCTGCGCCGGCTATGCCCAGGCCGACAACAGCAAGGCCCAAGCCCCGATAACGCCAGATCCGGACGGCTTCACCGAGCCGTTGAAGACGCTCAAGTTCAACCCGGGCCTGGACCAACGTGAATTCGAGCGCTCGACGCTCAACGCGCTGAATGTCTACGACCCGCTGGAGTCGTGGAACCGTCGCGTCTACCACTTCAACTATCGGTTCGACCAGTGGGTGTTCCTGCCGGTGGTCGACGGTTATCGCTACGTCACGCCGGGTTTTGTGCGCAGTGGCGTGAGCAACTTCTTCAGCAACCTGGGGGATGTGCCCAACCTGCTCAACAGCCTGCTCCAGTTCAAGGGCAAGCGCTCACTGGAGACCACCGGGCGCTTGCTGCTCAACACCACCATCGGCATTGCCGGCTTGTGGGACCCGGCGACCAAAATGGGCTTGCCGCGCCAAAGCGAGGACTTTGGTCAGACCCTGGGTTTCTATGGCGTACCGGGCGGTGCCTATCTGGTGTTGCCGTTCTTCGGTCCGTCCAACCTGCGCGATACCGGCGGCCTGGTGTTCGACTTCGCAGCAGAATCGCAGATCAACTTCCTCAACGTATCCCAGGCCAGCGAGAACCATCCGGAGATCTACCTGCTGCGCGCCGTCGACAAGCGCTACACCACCAGCTTTCGCTATGGCCAGTTGAACTCGCCGTTCGAATACGAGAAGGTGCGCTACGTCTATACCGAATCGCGCAAGTTGCAGATCGCCGAGTAAACCGGGAAGCGATAGAAATATCCCTTCCTCGCCAGCAAGGACGCGCCGAGACAATCTCTGGCGCGTCTTCAGGCACAGTCAACTGGCCGAAGCCGCCTGCAACATCACCGCCTGGGGCAGACCGAGAAACCGGCACAGCTCATCGCGCTTGGCCAAGGCGTCACGGCGCCCCAACTCGATCAGCTCGCTGCAATAACCGGCCTCGAACAACAGATAGCTGAGCACTCCGGCACCACTGGTCCGGGTCGCACCCGGGCCGCGCAGGAACAAACGCAACGCCGGCGGCAATTCGTGACGATGGCGTGCAGCGATTTCGTCGAGCGGCTGACTGGGGGCGATCACCAGCACATCCACCGGCGCCAGCCCCAGGCTGCGCGGCTGATGGGGTGGCAGCATGCGACCGAACTGATTCAGGCGCTGCAACAGTTCGATGTCGCTTTCCAGACTATCGATGAACGTACTGTTGAGCATGTGTCCGCTGATCTGCGCCAGACTCGGCTGCAGGCCCGTATAGCGCCGCTCGACGGCCTCCCGGGCGTCGAGGCCGCGCGAGTTGCCACTGACGCCAACCACCAGCACCCGAGTGGCGCCCAGGTGCAACGCCGGACTGATGGGGGCCGACTGCCGCACCGCGCCGTCGCCAAAATACTCAGGCCCCAACTTGACCGGTGCAAACAGCAATGGAATCGCCGAACTGGCCAACAGATGATCGACGGTCAATTCGGTCGGCACGCCAATGCGCCGATGACGCAACCACGAATCGATGGCACCCTTGCCCTGATAGAAGGTGACCGCCTGCCCCGATTCATAACCGAAGGCCGTCACCGCCACCGCACGCAGTTGCTGGTGCTCGATGGCCTGCGCGATACCGGGCAAATGGATTTTCTCGTCGAGCAGGTCGCGCAACGGCGAGCTGTTGAGCAGGGCCACCGGCACCTGGGCACCCAGGCCGAGCAGGCTGTGGCCAAAAAACCGCGTGGCCTGGTGAATCACTCCCGGCCAGTCGCTGCGTAGCACCCGATGGCTGCGAAAACCCTGCCAGAACGCACTCAGACGTTCGATGGCAGCGGTAAAGTTCATCGCCCCACTGGCCAGACTGACCGCGTTGATCGCTCCCGCCGACGTGCCGACGATCACCGGAAACGGGTTGCTCGTCCCCGGCGGCAGCAGCTCGCCAATCGCTGCCAGCACACCTACCTGATACGCGGCTCGTGCGCCCCCACCAGAGAGAATCAGGCCAGTCACCGGTTCAGTTGGGCTCATTCGCGACACTCCGTCAGTCAGCTAGCTACCTGATACACCAGGCCCTTCCCTGGCAGCAAGAGGGCCCTGCAGTTTATCGACGTTTTTTCTCGTAGAGCCTGGGCTCTCCCGCCGGGCGGCTCTTGAACCGCCGATGAGTCCACAGGTATTGCTCGGGACATGCCCGCAACGACGCCTCGACCCAACGGTTGATCCGCAGGCAATCGACCTCCTCGGACTCGGCCGGAAAGTCCGTCAGCGGCGGATGGATCACCAGCCGATAACCACTGCCGTCGGCCAGCCGCTCCTGGGTGAAGGGCACCACCAGCGCCTTGCCCAGACGGGCGAACTTGCTGGTCGCAGTGACGGTCGCCGCCTGGATTCCAAACAGCGGCACGAAGATACTCTGCTTGATTCCGTAGTCCTGGTCGGGGGCGTACCAGATCGCCCGGCCGGCGCGCAACAGTTTGAGCATCCCACGCACATCGTCACGCTCCACGGCGAGGGAGTCGAGATTGTGCCGCTCGCGACCACGGCGCTGGACGAAATCGAACAGTGCATTGCCATGTTCGCGGTACATGCCATCGATGGTGTGCTGCTGCCCCAGAAGGGCCGCGCCGATTTCCAGCGTGGTGAAATGCAGCGCCATCAGGATCACGCCCTTGCCCTCGCGCTGGGCCTGCTGCAAATGCTCAAGCCCTTCGACATGGGCCAGACGCGCCAGGCGCGGTTTGGCCCACCACCAGCTCATGGCCATTTCAAAGAAGGCGATGCCGGTGGACGCGAAGTTTTCCTTGAGCAGACGGGTGCGCTCGGCGCTGGACTTCTCCGGGAAACACAATTCCAGGTTACGCGCGGCGATCCGCCGACGTTCGCCGGCCACCCGGTACATCACGGCGCCCAGGATGCGCCCGACCTTCAACAGGGCGCAGTAGGGCAATTGAACGATCAGCCACAGCAGCCCAAGCCCCAACCAGAGCAACCAGTAGCGTGGATGAAAAAAAGCAGCTCGAAAACGCGGGCGATCCATTAATGATTCCGGACAGACACAAGGCCGCGCATTCTACAACGGTTCGAGTCGGCTTGCGGGGCGCGGGCGTTCTCGTTATAAGTCTCGGCACTTTCAGCGACAAGCCACGTTATGCCGACCATGAGCCAAACCGAACCGCTAGACCAGGATCCCGTGTTCCAGTTGAAGGGCAGCATGCTCGCCATTACGGTGCTGGAACTGGCGCAGAACAACCTCGATGCCCTCGACCGCCAACTCGCGGCCAAGGTCCTCCAGGCGCCCAATTTCTTCAGCAACACCCCGCTGGTGCTGGCCCTGGACAAACTTCCCGCCGATCAGGGCGCCGTCGACCTGCCCGGTCTGATGCGCATCTGTCGCCAGCATGGCCTGAGGACGCTGGCGATCCGCGCCAACCGGATCGAGGACATTGCCGCCGCGATCGCCATCGACCTGCCAGTACTGCCGCCCTCCGGCGCCCGTGAACGGCCGGTCGATCCGACCGAAGGCGAAGTGAAGAAAATACCGGAAAAACCACCGGAACCCACGATCAAGCCGACCCGGATCATCACCACGCCAGTGCGCGGTGGCCAGCAGGTCTACGCCCAGGGCGGCGACCTGGTGGTGGTTTCTTCCGTCAGCCCCGGCGCGGAACTTCTGGCCGATGGCAACATCCATGTTTACGGACCGATGCGTGGTCGCGCCCTGGCCGGTGTCAAGGGTGACACCAAGGCGCGGATTTTCTGCCAGCAACTAAGCGCCGAACTGGTCTCGATTGCCGGCCAGTACAAGGTTTCCGAGGATTTGCGGCGCGATCCGCTGTGGGGCTCGGGCGTTCAGATCAGCTTGTCCGGCGACGTGTTGAACATCATACGGCTTTAACGGATACTTGCCGCCATTTCCGAAATGTCGCCTTCTTCGTAGCGAAAATGGCTTGAAGGGGTTAGGAAAACACGAAATGTAAAAATTACCGACGGTACTTTAAACATTTCGTCGCTTCCGAGCCAAAGCCAGACGTCTACAGTTGTTTTTCAGCGACGTTCTTCAGGGGCTAAAAAGAGTCCTTTTTCCTTAGGGGTGATACACCTTGGCCAAGATTCTCGTGGTTACATCCGGCAAGGGTGGTGTGGGTAAGACCACCACCAGCGCCGCCATCGGTACCGGCCTCGCGCTGCGCGGCCACAAGACAGTGATCGTCGACTTCGACGTCGGCCTGCGTAACCTCGACCTCATCATGGGCTGCGAACGCCGCGTGGTGTATGACTTCGTCAACGTCGTGAACGGCGAAGCCAACCTGCAACAGGCCCTGATCAAGGACAAGCGCCTGGAAAACCTGTACGTGCTGGCTGCCAGCCAGACCCGTGACAAGGATGCGCTGACCAAGGAAGGCGTGGAAAAGGTACTGATGGAGCTCAAGGAAAGCTTCGAATTCGTGGTCTGCGACTCCCCGGCGGGGATCGAGACCGGTGCCCACCTGGCGATGTACTTCGCCGACGAAGCGATTGTCGTCACCAACCCGGAAGTGTCTTCGGTCCGTGACTCCGACCGCATGCTCGGCCTGCTGGCCAGCAAGTCGCGCCGTGCAGAGCAAGGTGAAGAGCCGATCAAGGAACACCTGTTGCTGACCCGCTACAACCCGGAGCGCGTGAGCAAGGGCGAAATGCTGGGTGTCGAAGACGTCAAGGAGATCCTGGCCGTGACTCTGCTGGGCGTTATCCCCGAGTCCCAAGCGGTGCTCAAGGCATCCAACCAGGGTGTACCGGTCATCCTCGACGACCAGAGCGATGCTGGCCAAGCCTATAGCGATGCGGTTGACCGCCTGCTGGGCAAGACCGTCGAGCATCGTTTCCTCGATGCACAGAAGAAGGGATTCTTCGAGCGCCTGTTTGGAGGCAACTAAGCAATGAACCTTTTTGACTTCTTTCGTGCCAGCAAAAAAGTAAGCACCGCGTCGGTTGCGAAAGAGCGTCTGCAGATCATTGTGGCGCACGAACGCGGCCAACGCAGCACCCCGGACTACTTGCCCGCCCTGCAGCAGGAGCTGGTGGAAGTGATCCGCAAGTACGTCAATATCGGGTCCGATGACGTGCACGTCGCCTTGGAAAACCAGGGCAGTTGCTCGATTCTGGAACTCAATATCACCCTGCCGGATCGCTGATCGATCCGGACGGAGCCACGGCGGCCCGGAACCTGCACCTTTTTGTAGGAGCCGAGCTTGCTCGCGAATGGATTCTACAGCCGACTCAATGTCGGCTGATTGACCGCTTTCGCGAGCAAGCTCGGCTCCTACAGTGAGATGCAGGCTTCGGGCCGCCGTTGGCGTTTGTTACGAGGCTGTTTTAATGCCGCTGTCGAATATCCGCATCATCCATCAGGACGCCGCCGTACTGGTGGTAGACAAGCCGACTCTGCTGCTCTCCGTCCCGGGCCGGGCCGACGACAACAAGGATTGCCTGATCACCCGCCTGCAGGAAAACGGCTACCCCGAAGCCCTGATCGTCCATCGGCTGGACTGGGAAACCTCGGGCATCATCCTGCTGGCTCGCGACCCGGACACCCATCGCGAACTGTCGCGACAGTTTCATGACCGCGAAACCGAAAAAGCCTATACCGCACTCTGCTGGGGCCAGCCGGAACTGGACAGTGGCAGCATCGACCTGCCGCTGCGCTACGACCCGCCGACCAAACCCCGCCATGTGGTCGATCACGAGTTCGGCAAACATGCGCTGACCTTCTGGAAAGTGCTGGAGCGCCATGCCGACTGGTGCCGGGTAGAGCTGACGCCGATCACCGGGCGCTCGCATCAACTGCGGGTGCACATGCTGTCCATCGGTCATCCACTGCTGGGCGACGGCCTGTATGCCCACCCGCAGGCGCTGGCGGCCTGGCCAAGACTGTGCCTGCACGCCAGCATGCTGAGTTTCACCCACCCGCAGAGCGGCGAGCGCCTGCGCTTCGAGTGCCCGGCGCCGTTCTGAGCCGCGCCGCGAATCACTCCTGCCGCCTGTATTGCCCTGTAGGAGCCCGGCTTGTTGGCGAATGCGCTCTCACGGTAGCTAAAAGCTTCGCGGGCAAGCCCGGCCCCTGCAAGATACGGTAAACTCCCGACATTGCCGTCTGGAGCCACTTATGCGCGCAGAGTTGAACCAAGGCCTGATCGACTTTCTCAAGGCCTCTCCCACCCCCTTTCATGCCACCGCCAGCCTGGTCCAACGCCTGGAAGCGGCCGGCTACCAGCGTCTCGACGAGCGCGAAACCTGGCATACCGAGCCTAACGGTCGCTACTACGTCACCCGTAACGACTCTTCCATCATCGCCTTCAAGCTCGGCCGCGCCTCACCGCTGCTGGCCGGCATCCGCATGGTCGGCGCCCATACCGACAGCCCGTGTCTGCGGGTCAAGCCGCAGCCCGAACTGCAGCGCCATGGCTTCTGGCAGTTGGGTGTCGAAGTCTACGGCGGCGCCCTGCTCGCGCCCTGGTTCGACCGCGACCTGTCCCTGGCCGGCCGCGTCACCTTCCGGCGCGACGGCAAGGTCGAAAGCCAGTTGATCGACTTCAAGGCCCCCATCGCGACCATCCCCAACCTGGCGATTCACCTCAACCGTGAAGCCAACCAGGGCTGGGCGATCAATCCACAGAACGAGCTGCCACCGATCCTGGCGCAATTCGCCGGCGATGAGCGGGTGGATTTCCGCGCAGTGCTCACCGACCAGTTGGCCCGCGAACATGGCCTCAGCGCCGACGTGGTACTCGATTACGAGTTGAGTTTCTACGACACCCAGAGCGCCGCCGTGATCGGTCTCAACGGTGATTTCATCGCCGGTGCCCGCCTGGACAACCTGCTGTCCTGCTACGCCGGCCTGCAGGCATTGCTCAATGCCGACAGCGAGGAAACCTGCCTGCTGGTCTGCAACGACCACGAGGAAGTCGGTTCCTGCTCCGCCTGCGGTGCCGATGGCCCGATGCTCGAGCAGACCCTGCGCCGCCTGCTGCCGGAAGGCGAGGACTATGTACGCACGATTCAGCGCTCGCTGCTGGTCTCGGCCGACAACGCCCATGGCGTACACCCCAACTACGCCGAGAAACACGACGCCAACCATGGCCCGAAACTCAACGCAGGCCCGGTGATCAAGGTCAACAACAACCAGCGTTACGCCACCAACAGTGAAACCGCCGGTTTCTTCCGCCATCTGTGCATGGCCGAAGAAGTCCCGGTGCAGAGCTTCGTGGTGCGCAGCGACATGGGTTGCGGCTCGACCATCGGACCGATCACCGCCAGTCACCTGGGCGTGCGTACCGTGGACATCGGCCTGCCGACCTTCGCCATGCACTCGATCCGCGAACTGGCGGGCAGCCACGACCTGGCGCATCTGGTGAAAGTCCTGGGCGCGTTCTACGCCAGCCACGAACTGCCCTGAGCCCGCGTTCCCCTTGGTCTGGGGGCAACCCCAGAGCCCTGGGAACACTCCGGACGATGAGAAAAATCCGGACTGTGGGAGCAGGATTTATCCGCGAAGAGGCCCTTGAGATCGCCAAAAGCTTCTCGGCGATCCGAAACCTCGGTAAATCCTGCCCCCACAGTATCGCCTCTCCCCTCTTCATCAGGCCCATCACCCGACCTGATAACGCCTGATGCACATCAAGGCATCCCCACCAAAGCGACCTAGACTGAAGGTATATCCCTCGACAAGGCCGTCGTCATGATCACCCCGTTCGAATTCCACTCGATGCTCATCCCGATCCTGGCCGGTATGCTGCTGTTGGCCGTGGGCTTCAACTTCCGGGAAAACCGGGCCGGGCCGGCGCTGATGTGGTCTGGCATGCTGTTGATCCTCGGGACCGTGCTCTACAAGATCCTCGCCAAACTGGCCGAATAAATGCGCGACGCCCAAGGCTGGCGTACACTCGGTCGATCTGCATTCCGTATGGTTGACTGACTAGTGTTCGCCCGTCTTTTTGCTCTGCCCGCCTGCCTGCTGATTTGCCTGTTAGCCCTGCTGCCACTGGCTCCCGCCCAAGCTGTCGGCCTGCCAAGCCTGTTGGGCAGCGCCGAGAAAACCCAGCCACAACCGACCGAACCGCTGGC from Pseudomonas asplenii harbors:
- a CDS encoding glycoside hydrolase family 17 protein, with translation MPATARFPLLPYLFACLLGLFALCGFWYGLGQPVILPDAATPTHKLQCASYTPFDKDQSPFDQPFKPRLERMDADLALLATRFECIRTYSMTGLEAMPELARKHGLKLMIGAWVNSNPVDTEKEVDALIASANANADVVSAVIVGNETLLRKEVTTAQLVRLIHKVKAHVKQPVTYADVWEFWLSHPEVAPAVDFLTIHLLPYWEDDPAGIDAAIDHVAQIRQTFGNRFAPKDILIGETGWPSEGRQRETALPSRVNEARFIRGFVNLAEQNGWHYNLIEAFDQPWKRGSEGAVGGYWGLFDADRQDKGILAGPVSDLPHWPQWLAFGAVLFVATLLIGGRVRSTRSALLLPLLGALAACSIGAWGELARVTSRSTGEWLWAGLLVGLNLLVLAHAALTLGNRSGWRQGAFEWLEQRSGWLLAATGFAGAVMMLELALDPRYRSFPSAALLLPAWVFLLRPVRAPRGETALLAFIIGAGIVPQLYREGLQNPQAWGWAAVSVLLVVALWRSLRIRR
- a CDS encoding serine protein kinase PrkA, which codes for MLHSLRLATFVGGLILSASALAVDVDAASYGYPLTNPFEATIATTPPDLRPQLPDDDDIDQSDYSLRLRPEREFILPDNFWAVKKLTYRIARQDHAAPLIFLIAGTGARYDSSINEYLKKLYYKAGYHVVQLSSPTSFDFMSAASRFATPGVTQEDAEDMYRVMQAVRAQNPKLPVTDYYLSGYSLGALDAAFVSKLDETRRSFNFKKVLLLNPPVNLYTSITNLDKLVQTEVKGINNSTTFYELVLAKLTRYFQQKGYIDLNDALLYDFQQSKQHLTNEQMAMLIGTSFRFSAADIAFTSDLINRRGLITPPKYPITEGTSLTPMLKRALQCDFDCYLTEQVIPMWRARTDGGSLLQLIDQVSLYALKDYLHDSPKIAVMHNADDVILGPGDLGFLRSTFGNRLTVYPHGGHCGNLNYRVNADAMLEFFRG
- a CDS encoding MlaA family lipoprotein: MLIAALLCAGYAQADNSKAQAPITPDPDGFTEPLKTLKFNPGLDQREFERSTLNALNVYDPLESWNRRVYHFNYRFDQWVFLPVVDGYRYVTPGFVRSGVSNFFSNLGDVPNLLNSLLQFKGKRSLETTGRLLLNTTIGIAGLWDPATKMGLPRQSEDFGQTLGFYGVPGGAYLVLPFFGPSNLRDTGGLVFDFAAESQINFLNVSQASENHPEIYLLRAVDKRYTTSFRYGQLNSPFEYEKVRYVYTESRKLQIAE
- a CDS encoding patatin-like phospholipase family protein, with product MSPTEPVTGLILSGGGARAAYQVGVLAAIGELLPPGTSNPFPVIVGTSAGAINAVSLASGAMNFTAAIERLSAFWQGFRSHRVLRSDWPGVIHQATRFFGHSLLGLGAQVPVALLNSSPLRDLLDEKIHLPGIAQAIEHQQLRAVAVTAFGYESGQAVTFYQGKGAIDSWLRHRRIGVPTELTVDHLLASSAIPLLFAPVKLGPEYFGDGAVRQSAPISPALHLGATRVLVVGVSGNSRGLDAREAVERRYTGLQPSLAQISGHMLNSTFIDSLESDIELLQRLNQFGRMLPPHQPRSLGLAPVDVLVIAPSQPLDEIAARHRHELPPALRLFLRGPGATRTSGAGVLSYLLFEAGYCSELIELGRRDALAKRDELCRFLGLPQAVMLQAASAS
- a CDS encoding lipid A biosynthesis lauroyl acyltransferase encodes the protein MDRPRFRAAFFHPRYWLLWLGLGLLWLIVQLPYCALLKVGRILGAVMYRVAGERRRIAARNLELCFPEKSSAERTRLLKENFASTGIAFFEMAMSWWWAKPRLARLAHVEGLEHLQQAQREGKGVILMALHFTTLEIGAALLGQQHTIDGMYREHGNALFDFVQRRGRERHNLDSLAVERDDVRGMLKLLRAGRAIWYAPDQDYGIKQSIFVPLFGIQAATVTATSKFARLGKALVVPFTQERLADGSGYRLVIHPPLTDFPAESEEVDCLRINRWVEASLRACPEQYLWTHRRFKSRPAGEPRLYEKKRR
- the minC gene encoding septum site-determining protein MinC, encoding MSQTEPLDQDPVFQLKGSMLAITVLELAQNNLDALDRQLAAKVLQAPNFFSNTPLVLALDKLPADQGAVDLPGLMRICRQHGLRTLAIRANRIEDIAAAIAIDLPVLPPSGARERPVDPTEGEVKKIPEKPPEPTIKPTRIITTPVRGGQQVYAQGGDLVVVSSVSPGAELLADGNIHVYGPMRGRALAGVKGDTKARIFCQQLSAELVSIAGQYKVSEDLRRDPLWGSGVQISLSGDVLNIIRL
- the minD gene encoding septum site-determining protein MinD, giving the protein MAKILVVTSGKGGVGKTTTSAAIGTGLALRGHKTVIVDFDVGLRNLDLIMGCERRVVYDFVNVVNGEANLQQALIKDKRLENLYVLAASQTRDKDALTKEGVEKVLMELKESFEFVVCDSPAGIETGAHLAMYFADEAIVVTNPEVSSVRDSDRMLGLLASKSRRAEQGEEPIKEHLLLTRYNPERVSKGEMLGVEDVKEILAVTLLGVIPESQAVLKASNQGVPVILDDQSDAGQAYSDAVDRLLGKTVEHRFLDAQKKGFFERLFGGN
- the minE gene encoding cell division topological specificity factor MinE, yielding MNLFDFFRASKKVSTASVAKERLQIIVAHERGQRSTPDYLPALQQELVEVIRKYVNIGSDDVHVALENQGSCSILELNITLPDR
- a CDS encoding RluA family pseudouridine synthase, whose protein sequence is MPLSNIRIIHQDAAVLVVDKPTLLLSVPGRADDNKDCLITRLQENGYPEALIVHRLDWETSGIILLARDPDTHRELSRQFHDRETEKAYTALCWGQPELDSGSIDLPLRYDPPTKPRHVVDHEFGKHALTFWKVLERHADWCRVELTPITGRSHQLRVHMLSIGHPLLGDGLYAHPQALAAWPRLCLHASMLSFTHPQSGERLRFECPAPF
- a CDS encoding M18 family aminopeptidase: MRAELNQGLIDFLKASPTPFHATASLVQRLEAAGYQRLDERETWHTEPNGRYYVTRNDSSIIAFKLGRASPLLAGIRMVGAHTDSPCLRVKPQPELQRHGFWQLGVEVYGGALLAPWFDRDLSLAGRVTFRRDGKVESQLIDFKAPIATIPNLAIHLNREANQGWAINPQNELPPILAQFAGDERVDFRAVLTDQLAREHGLSADVVLDYELSFYDTQSAAVIGLNGDFIAGARLDNLLSCYAGLQALLNADSEETCLLVCNDHEEVGSCSACGADGPMLEQTLRRLLPEGEDYVRTIQRSLLVSADNAHGVHPNYAEKHDANHGPKLNAGPVIKVNNNQRYATNSETAGFFRHLCMAEEVPVQSFVVRSDMGCGSTIGPITASHLGVRTVDIGLPTFAMHSIRELAGSHDLAHLVKVLGAFYASHELP